In the Anguilla anguilla isolate fAngAng1 chromosome 7, fAngAng1.pri, whole genome shotgun sequence genome, one interval contains:
- the si:ch211-272n13.3 gene encoding ankyrin repeat domain-containing protein 26 isoform X1, translated as MKKIFSFAKKKKGFSPNSSDTGSVLSVGYEIKEKDLSKIHKAASSGDLSKLKQLAKKNDLSQLDKENRTPLHIACANGHVEIVQFLVESKAKLNLCDNQNRSPLMKAVQCQQERCVVTLLEHNADPNLVDINGNTALHLAALIPSISMAVQLLEHEANVNAQNKDGCTPLTLAVTENHVEMAEFLLKEGADVNAADQGERTSLMIAACNGQISMVRLLLRYNADVTIKDEKGWTSDDYAVMNGHHACSHLIIEHGTKGKTQPSPSHFASTGKKPAAVLGSPRHMAQAGPALGQPATDREELQLSGAAEAGKVDEDDSQAESISRASRRGAGDSWPSSDEDDLDFSPKKTQKPNLKKLMSASQKGRTDVIADVDRSSSESQSEQESEGEAKRNSSLPVALPPTIALPNPASSSSPSFCKPPQATSTPPSHCKKDGISTEDDEEDEDEEEDDDDDDDEETKEDENEENKSREVPDINTNAQDGQKSHGASVKQKSNPKDVKRDFLSELGLEGGEEEEDSPWDSESGSDSPGKLQGVAHTPVKAHKVMASISEEKNEDPFYIPSFLRGSRHCRMANLEIPRRLVRTGDLSAPDLQDGGLEKKPVLKAQPAPVLPKPAEPKDDAVKNKDLMEELGLDDADDLEDASDWDTASTASRTIAGRKLASPSGEEPGERLPAAQSKAQGPPSPTARTPPLPSPRSSNPSATLQPQPHPRARRLLPATAESEEESDWDSESGTPASSPRKTGKLQPNLPEDKAISKPDILPHPRQLSPEDGGSRGSVESKEEPHKERHAVDTSGLDVSNPTHVTPGESHSRSTQEEEGTRTGDKASEPWEKRYEKIWVEIEKREVKSQFKSVAAELKEKFGETQKDAGEPTLNAGSGEDEDEHGEGDAPFRTAEEESSEEEEIIRPAARAKSLVLLPIPEQRESGLEDSATEPAESPQSERRARRQSGSPQDPCSAESSQRGEPDRITEKQENKQFPALRLPGSDLKDSDTDLDVDAGNCRERKKELDSEESSISEPKLKLHPSKESKLCASAQRTHNETEAEAEDSEPSPSPSLHTNPSASLRYSDEELEEDRHRFQREVGKLRVALLDLEKEKAQLRKEVGTEKKSIISEVQRPGGLWDGEGSSRQSVQESQVVKPPQTSRKQQLSEKGNGVTPKDKTREGLPQRDSPKSPKSGSAASKQEGDGVNTGERSAQRPPPRPRQAAHANGDPLSVFDDSTVSDASEDDGRSAAAGNRGNKEASEREMADDLDELTQSSDTPTEDEVSPTSGYRNASLLIQQLDSSSVDSVSMVKLQNMFHEYERTIQRERGRYSLLADKVSRLEKDRAELRRALEETREGRSVLERRQVELETDLNNLKFALKQEQEKHRNAAMLYDKSREQLRKKEEQQRAEAEERQRTELAMRNLELEMRALVNNMKQLEEDRNEAQRMLNQERSARALQEGVLSSHLRKQKEIEEENRRNFNKSSEAMSQLSEASDRERELMQQSRGLQEEVTSLQMELERARSHSRQEEGRLSEESEALRERLEDVRRDLKLSEEALAQTVFQCNSQLSGLKAEASVAAAKLEHERQAREKLEAEAESARARLASALQEVERSQAGRAEAERALQRERDERQRAREKLDAEAAAQRDAVHGLSQRLGKAEAKANGLENECHRSALALTEKTLLLETAEREREQALARLAERDAALLAEREQRSKAAARQEALQERLGQAQSENMLLRQQLEEAHSRGAVKERAVSDAQERFGDMLAKLRSDSEERVHMVEERSRELAEKNTELREQVRKQEQENAEREAKLRQLQQELADSLKKLSMSEASLEVNTRYRSDLEDEKLRLQKEMDRLKGKLQESEEQFVQSERRVHSLKSTLDDKEREIIASSQKLQEVLSASTAAEKTIKQLEEAVQRLEIENARLEAGAKQQTNRIEVLQKGAQEAALPSDSSPGGMVRNRLEGLVTDLQGAKINLEDQLSREVQKQSVLSHNAQGSHQLWEEELKSRSRLGLRLAELEKEKEDLSTQMDIERKKVKKIAEQKKSVDVRLEQEMKRNTDLQKEMYRLRTLVKTAKKKLREQDSGDVASPLSSLRGEMGHRQMDADAAVGRMKVDELSLQLEKEALKCSRLEAVNGELKEQLSSLRSLSKSHERLERSKRQLEEEVSGLRRQMETSMMDQSQAEQYRRETEERARQEIRHKLEEVNLFLQTQAASQEALEQIKAANEASLRSQLEQRVRDLDSELSRLRTSQQDSLSQRESTKTELERYRELYGEELRLRKSLGAKLERSNERLAEANGRLLSERQRSKSLITSGIVNGGLAGPSLDMGPLGSVGAYGATLGPLNRSLSLGGSFLNPVGEGHNSRVEAYLAKMQSELEKNISKELDHAAAELEGGSARLSPVGSAAGSQKTLNVDQDPVTRATQQYLEVLKKNYMI; from the exons AAGAAAACAG AACACCTCTACACATCGCCTGTGCTAATGGACACGTTGAGATTGTGCAGTTCTTGGTGGAGAGCAAAGCCAAGCTGAACCTATGTGACAATCAGAACAGATCCCCGTTAATGAAG GCAGTGCAGTGCCAGCAGGAGCGCTGTGTGGTCACCCTTTTGGAGCACAATGCTGACCCCAACCTGGTGGACATCAATGGGAACACTGCCTTGCACCTGGCTGCCCTCATCCCCTCCATCTCCatggctgtgcagctgctggAGCACGAAGCCAACGTCAATGCCCAGAACAAG GACGGTTGCACCCCTCTGACTCTGGCTGTGACAGAAAACCATGTCGAAATGGCAGAGTTCCTCCTGAAGGAGGGAGCAGACGTGAATGCGGCTGACCAGGGTGAAAG GACGTCTTTGATGATTGCTGCTTGTAACGGCCAGATCAGCATGGTGCGCCTGCTCTTGCGGTACAATGCAGACGTAACGATAAAGGACGAGAAAGGGTGGACATCTGATGACTACGCGGTCATGAATGGTCACCATGC GTGTTCGCATCTGATAATTGAACATGGAACAAAGGGGAAGACTCAGCCATCGCCCTCTCATTTCGCTTCGACCGGAAAGAAGCCGGCGGCCGTATTGGGCAGCCCACGGCACATGGCTCAGGCAGGCCCTGCCCTAGGGCAACCAGCCACTGACAGAGAAG AACTGCAGCTGTCAGGAGCAGCTGAAGCAGGCAAAG ttGATGAAGATGATTCACAGGCAGAATCTATCAGTAG AGCATCACGTAGAGGCGCTGGTGATTCATGGCCTTCTTCAGATGAAGATGACTTAGACTTCAGCCCAAAG aaaacacaaaagccaAACCTAAAGAAACTAATGAGTGCCTCACAAAAGGGCAGGACTGATG TGATAGCAGATGTGGATAGATCCTCAAGTGAATCCCAGTCTGAGCAGGAGAGTGAGGGTGAAGCCAAGAGAaactcctccctccctgtggCTTTACCCCCGACTATCGCCCTCCCCAACCCAGCATCCTCATCTTCCCCATCCTTTTGTAAACCTCCTCAGGCAACTTCCACCCCTCCCAGCCACTGTAAAAAg GATGGCATTTCCACTGAAGACGATGAGGAAGACgaggatgaagaagaagatgatgatgacgatgatgatgaagaaaCCAAAGAGGATGAGAATGAAGAGAACAAAAGTAGAGAGGTTCCTGATATTAATACAAATGCTCAGGATGGTCAGAAGTCACATGGTGCCAGTGTAAAACAGAAAAGTAACCCTAAAGATGTCAAAAGAG ATTTCCTGTCAGAATTGGGcctggagggaggagaggaggaggaggattcGCCCTGGGACTCTGAG tctggctctgacagtCCAGGGAAACTGCAAGGTGTGGCCCACACCCCTGTGAAGGCACATAAAGTGATGGCCAGCATTTCAGAGGAGAAAAATGAAG ACCCCTTTTACATTCCTTCTTTCTTAAGAGGATCAAGACACTGTAGGATGGCTAATCTAGAGATTCCAAGGAGATTAGTCAGGACGGGAGACCTTTCAGCTCCGG ATTTGCAAGATGGTGGTTTGGAAAAGAAG CCAGTATTAAAAGCCCAGCCAGCACCTGTCTTACCCAAACCAGCTGAACCTAAAGATGATGCTGTCAAAAACAAAG ATTTAATGGAAGAACTTGGTTTGGATGATGCTGATGATCTTGAAG ATGCTTCGGACTGGGACACAGCGAGCACCGCCAGCCGGACCATCGCTGGGCGCAAGCTGGCCTCGCCCTCGGGAGAGGAGCCCGGCGAGAGGCTGCCTGCCGCTCAGAGCAAAGCCCAGGGTCCCCCCAGCCCGACGGCCCGAACCCCCCCACTGCCCAGCCCCCGTTCCTCAAACCCCTCCGCAACACTACAGCCTCAGCCACATCCCCGTGCCAGGAGACTTCTACCTGCCACAGCAGAGAGCGAGGAAG AGTCTGACTGGGATTCAGAAAGCGGTACCCCTGCCTCTAGTCCGAGAAAGACTGGAAAACTACAGCCAAATCTGCCTGAAGATAAAGCCATATCTAAGCCAG ACATCCTGCCGCACCCACGTCAGCTCAGCCCTGAGGATGGAGGGAGCAGAGGCAGTGTGGAGTCAAAGGAGGAGCCGCACAAG GAGAGGCATGCCGTAGATACCTCAGGGTTAGACGTGAGTAACCCCACCCACGTCACCCCTGGGGAGTCGCACAGTCGATCGACTCAGGAGGAAGAGGGCACCAGGACAGGAGATAAAGCTAGCGAGCCGTGGGAAAAGCGCTATGAGAAGATATGGGTGGAGATCGAGAAGAGGGAGGTGAAATCACAGTTCAAGAGCGTCGCGGCTGAGCTAAAGGAGAAGTTCGGGGAAACGCAGAAGGATGCCGGCGAGCCCACCCTTAACGCGGGCAGCggagaggatgaggatgagcaTGGGGAGGGAGACGCTCCGTTCAGGACAGCGGAGGAAGAGtccagtgaggaagaggagataaTTCGACCTGCTGCCAGAGCTAAGAGCTTAGTCCTGCTGCCCATTCCTGAACAGAGAGAATCGGGGCTGGAGGACTCAGCGACTGAGCCAGCAGAGAGCCCTCAGTCTGAGAGGAGAGCACGGCGACAGTCTGGCTCACCACAAGACCCTTGCAGTGCTGAGAGCAGCCAGCGGGGGGAGCCTGACCGCATTACAGAAAAGCAGGAGAACAAGCAATTTCCTGCTCTGCGCCTACCAGGAAGTGACCTCAAAGACAGTGACACTGACCTTGATGTTGACGCTGGGAACTGCcgtgaaaggaaaaaagaactTGACTCTGAAGAAAGCTCCATCAGTGAACCCAAACTCAAACTCCACCCCAGCAAGGAGTCGAAACTGTGCGCATCTGCTCAAAGAACACACAACGAAACCGAAGCAGAGGCGGAGGATTCTGAACCAAGCCCATCCCCCTCCCTGCACACCAACCCCTCAGCCTCCCTGCGCTACTCTgacgaggagctggaggaggatcGGCACAGGTTCCAGCGCGAGGTAGGGAAGCTAAGGGTGGCCCTCCTGGAtttggagaaggagaaggcgCAGCTGCGGAAAGAG GTTGGCACGGAAAAGAAAAGCATTATTTCCGAGGTGCAAAGACCAGGTGGATTGTGGGATGGTGAAGGCTCAAGCAGACAGTCTGTGCAGGAGTCACAGGTGGTGAAACCTCCTCAGACCAGCCGAAAACAGCAGCTGAGTGAGAAGGGAAACGGGGTCACTCCAAAGGACAAGACCAGGGAAGGTCTTCCACAAAGGGATTCGCCTAAAAGTCCAAAGAG TGGCAGCGCGGCCTCGAAGCAGGAAGGCGACGGTGTGAATACAGGCGAAAGGAGCGCTCAGCGGCCCCCGCCCAGGCCCCGGCAAGCGGCCCACGCTAATGGAGACCCGCTCTCTGTGTTTGATGATAGTACTGTGAGCGACGCCTCGGAGGATGATGGAag gtCTGCAGCCGCAGGAAATCGTGGAAACAAG GAGGCCAGTGAGAGGGAGATGGCAGATGACTTGGATGAGCTCACTCAGTCCTCCGACACCCCCACCGAGGACGaggtctcccccacctcaggGTACCGCAACGCCTCCCTTCTCATCCAGCAGCTCGATTCCTCCTCAGTAG ACTCTGTGAGCATGGTGAAGCTGCAGAACATGTTCCACGAATATGAGCGGACCATCCAGCGAGAGAGGGGGCGCTATAGTCTGCTGGCAGACAAGGTGTCCCGGCTAGAGAAAGACCGGGCGGAGCTGAGGCGGGCCCTGGAGGAGACCCGGGAGGGCCGGTCTGTCCTGGAGCGCCGCCAGGTGGAGCTGGAGACTGACCTCAATAACCTCAA GTTTGCTCtgaagcaggagcaggagaagcaCAGGAACGCGGCCATGCTGTACGACAAGAGCCGGGAGCAGCTCCGCAagaaggaggagcagcagcgggCCGAGGCGGAGGAGCGGCAGAGGACGGAGCTGGCCATGAGGAACCTGGAGCTGGAGATGAGGGCGCTCGTCAACAACATGAAGCAG CTGGAGGAGGACCGCAACGAGGCCCAGCGGATGCTGAACCAGGAGCGGAGCGCCCGGGCACTGCAGGAGGGCGTGCTCAGCTCCCACCTGCGCAAACAGAAGGAGATCGAGGAGGAGAACCGCAGGAACTTCAACAAAAGCAGCGAG GCCATGTCCCAGCTGTCGGAGGCCAGCGACCGGGAGAGGGAGCTGATGCAGCAGAGCCGcggcctgcaggaggaggtgacGTCGCTGCAGATGGAGCTGGAGCGCGCGCGCTCCCACAGCCGCCAGGAGGAGGGCCGCCTCTCCGAGGAGAGCGAGGCCCTGCGGGAGCGGCTGGAGGACGTGCGGCGGGACCTGAAGCTGAGCGAGGAGGCGCTGGCGCAGACCGTCTTCCAGTGCAACAGCCAGCTGAGCGGCCTGAAGGCCGAGGCCTCGGTGGCCGCCGCCAAGCTGGAGCACGAGCGTCAGGCCCGCGAGAAGctggaggcggaggcggagtcGGCGCGGGCGCGGCTGGCCTCCGCCCTCCAGGAGGTGGAGCGCAGCCAGGCGGGGCGGGCGGAGGCGGAGCGCGCCCTCCAGCGGGAGCGGGACGAGCGGCAGCGGGCGCGAGAGAAGCTGGACGCCGAGGCGGCCGCCCAGCGCGACGCCGTCCACGGGCTCTCCCAGCGGCTGGGCAAGGCCGAGGCCAAGGCCAACGGCCTGGAGAACGAGTGCCACCGCTCGGCCCTGGCGCTCACCGAGAAGACCCTGCTGCTGGAGACGGCCGAGCGCGAGCGCGAGCAGGCCCTGGCCCGGCTGGCCGAGCGCGacgccgccctgctggccgaGCGGGAGCAGCGCAGCAAGGCGGCGGCCAGGCAGGAGGCGCTGCAGGAGCGGCTGGGCCAGGCGCAGAGCGAGAACATGCTCCTCCgccagcagctggaggaggcgcaCAGCCGGGGCGCGGTGAAGGAGCGCGCCGTGTCGGACGCGCAGGAGCGCTTCGGCGACATGCTGGCCAAGCTGCGCTCCGACAGCGAGGAGCGCGTGCACATGGTGGAGGAGCGGAGCCGGGAGCTGGCTGAGAAGAACACGGAGCTCCGCGAGCAGGTCCGcaagcaggagcaggagaacgCCGAGAGAGAG GCCAAGCTgaggcagctgcagcaggagctggcCGACTCGCTGAAGAAGCTGTCCATGTCTGAGGCCTCGCTGGAGGTGAACACCCGTTACCGTAGCGACCTGGAGGACGAGAAGCTGCGCCTGCAGAAGGAGATGGACAGGCTGAAGGGAAAG CTGCAGGAGAGTGAGGAGCAGTTTGTCCAATCGGAGAGGAGAGTCCACAGCTTGAAGAGCACCCTGGACGACAAAGAGCGAGAGATCATCGCCTCGTCTCAGAAACTGCAGGAGGTCCTCTCAGCTTCCACGGCGGCAGAAAAGACAATcaagcagctggaggaggcggtGCAGCG TTTGGAGATTGAGAACGCCCGGCTGGAGGCCGGCGCCAAGCAGCAAACCAACAGAATCGAGGTGCTGCAGAAGGGAGCCCAGGAGGCCGCACTG CCATCAGATTCATCGCCTGGCGGAATG GTGAGGAACCGTTTGGAGGGTTTGGTCACAGACCTACAAGGAGCAAAGATTAATTTGGAAGATCAGCTCAGTCGAGAG GTCCAGAAGCAGAGTGtgctatcccacaatgcacagggCTCACACCAGTtgtgggaggaggagctgaagagccGCTCCAGGCTGGGCCTTCGATTGGCTGAGctagagaaggagaaagaagatCTCTCAACTCAG ATGGATATTGAGCGAAAGAAGGTGAAGAAGATCGCAGAGCAGAAAAAGTCTGTAGACGTCAGACTGGAGCAGGAGATGAAGCGAAACACAGACCTGCAGAAAGAAATGTACAG GTTGAGGACTCTGGTGAAAACTGCCAAAAAGAAGCTACGGGAGCAGGACTCGGGGGACGtggcctcccccctcagcagcCTCCGAGGGGAGATGGGCCACAGACAGATGGACGCGGACGCCGCCGTCGGCAGGATGAAG GTGGACGAGCTCTCGCTACAGCTGGAGAAGGAGGCTCTGAAATGCAGCCGGCTGGAGGCCGTCAACGGCGAGCTGAAGGAGCAGCTCTCCTCCCTCAGGAGCCTGAGCAAGAGCCACGAGAGGCTGGAGAGGAGCAAgaggcagctggaggaggaggtgtcGGGCCTGCGGAGGCAGATGGAGACCAGCATGATGGACCAGAGCCAGGCTGAGCAGTACCGCCGTGAAACCGAGGAGCGGGCCCGGCAGGAGATCAGACACAAGCTGGAGGAGGTCAACCTCTTCCTGCAG ACACAGGCAGCCTCTCAGGAGGCTCTGGAGCAGATCAAAGCAGCCAATGAGGCGAGCCTCCGCAGCCAGCTGGAGCAGCGAGTCCGGGACCTGGACAGCGAGCTGAGCCGGCTCAGGACCAGCCAGCAGGACAGCCTCTCCCAGAGGGAGTCCACCAAGACCGAGCTGGAGCGCTACCGCGAGCTCTACGGCGAGGAGCTTCGGCTCCGCAAGTCCCTGGGTGCCAAACTAGAGAG GTCTAACGAGAGGCTAGCGGAGGCTAACGGCAGGCTGTTGAGCGAGCGCCAGCGCAGCAAGTCCCTCATCACCAGCGGTATCGTCAACGGTGGCCTGGCTGGGCCCTCCCTGGACATGGGCCCGCTGGGCTCTGTGGGGGCC